The following proteins come from a genomic window of Panicum hallii strain FIL2 chromosome 8, PHallii_v3.1, whole genome shotgun sequence:
- the LOC112903027 gene encoding xylanase inhibitor protein 2-like — protein MAFRRRSCSLLLLLLLVLLSLLAVGSLAATGPGDIAVFWGRNKDEGTLREACDTGAYTTVIISFLTGFGGHGGGANAYSLDLSGHPLAGVGNDIKHCQSKGILVLLSIGGPAAAGGAGANYSLPTARSAAELAGHLWDAYLGGSRPGVTRPFGDAALDGVDFYIDQPGGTAGHYDELARRLSAHNRSYRGRPGVTLTATVRCAFPDPDLSAALATGLFARVHVRLYGGDLRCEWGQFDSWNRWAAAYPGSRVFVGVVAAPEADRDAYLFQKDLYYGILQFAQKVPNYGGLMIWDRYYDKINHYISSS, from the coding sequence ATGGCGTTCCGGCGGCGTTCGTgcagcctcctcctcctcctcctcctcgtcctcctctccCTGCTGGCGGTGGGCTCGCTCGCTGCTACGGGGCCCGGTGACATCGCCGTGTTCTGGGGCCGGAACAAGGACGAGGGCACGCTGCGCGAGGCCTGCGACACGGGCGCCTACACCACCGTCATCATCTCCTTCCTCACCGGCttcggcggccatggcggcggcgccaaCGCCTACTCGCTTGACCTCTCGGGCCacccgctcgccggcgtcgggAACGACATCAAGCACTGCCAGTCCAAGGGCATCCTCGTGCTGCTCTCCATCGGCGGGCCAGCCGCAGCCGGAGGCGCCGGGGCCAACTACTCCCTCCCCACGGCGCGGTCCGCCGCGGAGCTCGCCGGCCACCTCTGGGACGCTTACCTCGGCGGCTCCCGCCCCGGCGTGACCCGCCCGTTCGGCGACGCGGCGCTCGACGGCGTCGACTTCTACATCGACCAGCCGGGCGGCACCGCCGGCCACTACGACGAGCTCGCCAGGCGCCTGAGCGCCCACAACCGGAGCTACCGCGGCCGGCCCGGCGTGACGCTGACGGCGACGGTGCGGTGCGCGTTCCCGGACCCCGACCTCTCGGCGGCGCTGGCCACGGGGCTCTTCGCCCGCGTCCACGTCCGGCTGTACGGCGGCGACCTGCGGTGCGAGTGGGGCCAGTTCGACTCGTGGaaccggtgggcggcggcgtaCCCGGGCAGCCGGGTGTTCGTCGGcgtggtggcggcgccggaggccGACCGGGACGCGTACCTGTTCCAGAAGGACCTCTACTACGGCATCCTGCAGTTCGCGCAGAAGGTGCCCAACTACGGCGGCCTCATGATCTGGGACAGGTACTACGACAAGATCAACCACTACATCAGCAGCAGCTAA
- the LOC112903309 gene encoding xylanase inhibitor protein 2-like codes for MAFHHRRPCLLFLLAALLLSQLTAGLAATGPGDVAVYWGRNKDEGTLREACDTGAYTTVLIAFLSAFGHGRYALDLSGHPLAGVGDDIKHCQSRGVLVLLSIGGQGGEYTLPSSQAAADLADYLWDAFLAGGRAGVARPFGDAQVNGVDLFVDQGGAEHYDELARRLHGYNRFYRGGGITLAAAPRCAYPDHRLQGALATGLFNRVHVRLYGDLRCTWSARESWEKWAAAYPGSRVFVGVVASPEADRDAYMSQKDLYYGILQFAQKLPNYGGIMIWNRYYDKKNHYLSSS; via the coding sequence ATGGCGTTCCACCACCGCCGTCCctgcctcctcttcctcctggcAGCCCTCCTCCTCTCCCAGCTGACCGCCGGGCTCGCCGCGACGGGCCCCGGCGACGTGGCCGTGTACTGGGGCCGGAACAAGGACGAGGGCACGCTGCGCGAGGCCTGCGACACGGGCGCCTACACCACCGTCCTCATCGCCTTCCTCAGCGCCTTCGGCCACGGCAGGTACGCGCTCGACCTCTCGGGCCacccgctcgccggcgtcggcGACGACATCAAGCACTGCCAGTCGAGGGGCGTCCTCGTGCTCCTCTCCATCGGCGGGCAGGGCGGCGAGTACACCCTCCCCTCGTCGCAGGCGGCCGCCGACCTCGCCGACTACCTCTGGGACGCATTCCTCgcaggcggccgcgcgggcgtGGCGCGGCCCTTCGGCGACGCGCAGGTGAACGGCGTCGACCTCTTCGTCGACCAGGGCGGCGCGGAGCACTACGACGAGCTGGCGAGGCGCCTCCACGGCTACAACAGGTTCTACCGCGGCGGCGGGATCacgctggcggcggcgccgcggtgCGCGTACCCGGACCACCGGCTGCAGGGCGCGCTGGCGACGGGGCTCTTCAACCGCGTCCACGTCCGGCTCTACGGCGACCTCCGGTGCACGTGGTCGGCCAGGGAGTCGTGGGAGAAGTGGGCGGCGGCGTACCCGGGGAGCCGCGTGTTCGTCGGCGTGGTGGCGTCGCCGGAGGCCGACAGGGACGCGTACATGTCGCAGAAGGACCTCTACTACGGCATCCTGCAGTTCGCGCAGAAACTGCCCAACTATGGCGGCATCATGATCTGGAACAGGTACTACGACAAGAAGAACCACTACCTCAGCAGCAGCTAA
- the LOC112901881 gene encoding transcription factor BHLH062-like isoform X1, which produces MVADTESSDSLPGSSNAAVETPIHGSLDQRSQEKAPKKTHKAEREKLKRDQLNELFLELGSMLDLDRQNTGKATVVGDAARVLRDLVTQVESLGKEQSALLSERQYVSSEKNELQEENATLKSQISELAKELCARMGNSSIGMSHPVANARSPDLATHLMPHQMWSSIPNISSVAMAHQTNTVSPLHTQLHSTNDVQVYASQPQELQLFPGALSSPERECSYLRRAGITSSSLTDSLPGQLCLSLTQSSQEESSSDVLNSRKERRNG; this is translated from the exons ATGGTGGCTGACACAGAAAGCTCAGATTCACTTCCTGGAAGTTCAAATGCTGCTGTCGAGACGCCTATTCATGG GTCTCTTGATCAAAGATCTCAGGAAAAGGCTCCAAAGAAAACTCATAAGGCTGAACGAGAGAAGCTCAAGCGTGATCAGTTGAATGAACTTTTTCTTGAGCTCGGCAGTATGCTAG ATCTTGATCGACAAAATACAGGAAAAGCTACAGTAGTAGGTGATGCTGCGCGAGTACTGCGAGACCTGGTCACTCAAGTAGAATCTCTCGGAAAGGAACAATCTGCTCTCCTATCGGAACGTCAATAT GTCAGTTCAGAAAAGAACGAGTTGCAAGAGGAGAATGCTACACTCAAATCCCAAATATCAGAACTAGCAAAAGAGCTCTGTGCAAGGATGGGGAATAGCAGCATTGGGATGTCACATCCAGTGGCGAACGCAAGAAGTCCTGATTTGGCGACTCACCTCATGCCACATCAGATGTGGAGCAGCATTCCTAATATAAGCTCTGTGGCCATGGCACACCAAACGAATACAGTATCACCACTGCACACTCAGCTTCACTCTACCAATGATGTTCAAGTTTATGCATCACAGCCTCAGGAGCTGCAGCTCTTTCCAGGGGCGTTGTCGTCACCAGAGCGTGAATGTTCCTACCTCAGACGTGCAGGAATCACCTCTTCAAGCCTGACCGATTCATTGCCAGGTCAGCTTTGCTTAAGCCTTACACAATCATCTCAAGAAGAAAGCAGCAGTGATGTATTGAACAGCAGAAAAGAACGGCGAAACGGTTAG
- the LOC112901881 gene encoding transcription factor BHLH062-like isoform X2 produces MVADTESSDSLPGSSNAAVETPIHGSLDQRSQEKAPKKTHKAEREKLKRDQLNELFLELGSMLDLDRQNTGKATVVGDAARVLRDLVTQVESLGKEQSALLSERQYVSSEKNELQEENATLKSQISELAKELCARMGNSSIGMSHPVANARSPDLATHLMPHQMWSSIPNISSVAMAHQTNTGRCRHQSVNVPTSDVQESPLQA; encoded by the exons ATGGTGGCTGACACAGAAAGCTCAGATTCACTTCCTGGAAGTTCAAATGCTGCTGTCGAGACGCCTATTCATGG GTCTCTTGATCAAAGATCTCAGGAAAAGGCTCCAAAGAAAACTCATAAGGCTGAACGAGAGAAGCTCAAGCGTGATCAGTTGAATGAACTTTTTCTTGAGCTCGGCAGTATGCTAG ATCTTGATCGACAAAATACAGGAAAAGCTACAGTAGTAGGTGATGCTGCGCGAGTACTGCGAGACCTGGTCACTCAAGTAGAATCTCTCGGAAAGGAACAATCTGCTCTCCTATCGGAACGTCAATAT GTCAGTTCAGAAAAGAACGAGTTGCAAGAGGAGAATGCTACACTCAAATCCCAAATATCAGAACTAGCAAAAGAGCTCTGTGCAAGGATGGGGAATAGCAGCATTGGGATGTCACATCCAGTGGCGAACGCAAGAAGTCCTGATTTGGCGACTCACCTCATGCCACATCAGATGTGGAGCAGCATTCCTAATATAAGCTCTGTGGCCATGGCACACCAAACGAATACA GGGCGTTGTCGTCACCAGAGCGTGAATGTTCCTACCTCAGACGTGCAGGAATCACCTCTTCAAGCCTGA